In Cottoperca gobio chromosome 1, fCotGob3.1, whole genome shotgun sequence, a genomic segment contains:
- the dnm2b gene encoding dynamin-2 isoform X3: protein MGNRGMEDLIPLINKLQDAFSSIGQTCNLDLPQIAVVGGQSAGKSSVLENFVGRDFLPRGSGIVTRRPLILQLVNCKAEYAEFLHCKGRKFVDFEEVRLEIEAETDRITGSNKGISTIPINLRVYSPNVLNLTLIDLPGMTKVAVGDQPHDIEHQIMEMLMQFITKESCLILAVTPANTDLANSDALKISKEVDPQGLRTIGVITKLDLMDEGTDARDILENKLLPLRRGYIGVVNRSQKDIDGKKDIRAALAAERKFFLSHPGYRHIAERMGTPHLQKTLNQQLTNHIRDTLPGLRSKLQSQLLSLEKEVEEYKNFRPDDPTRKTKALLQMVQQFGVDFEKCIEGSGDQVDTSNLSGGAKINRIFHERFPFELVKMEFDEKELRKEISYAIKNIHGVRTGLFTPDLAFEAIVKKQVIKLKDPCLKCVDLVVTELAALIRKCTEKLGSYPRLREETERIVTTYVRERDSKTKDQVLLLIDIELSYINTNHEDFIGFANAQQRTAANITKKRVMPNQVIRRGWLTINISIMKGGSKDYWFVLTAESFSWYKDEEEKEKKYMLPLDNLKLRDVEKSFMSSKHVFAIFNTEQRNVYKDLRQIELACDTQEDVDSWKASFLRAGVYPEKDQPASEDVMNPSDTVSMDPQLERQVETIRNLVDSYIGIVNKSIRDLMPKTIMHLMINSAKDFIHSELLAYLYSAGDQGSLMEESPEQAQRRDEMLRMYHALKEALVLIGDISTTTISTPVPPPVDDNWIPKDPSPPPASRPASATAPPPSRPPAVRGPTPGPPPPLNPSPAFGAPPVPSRPPGQTAYAGDSGVVPLVPSRPARVPPALPPGIPRRPPGAPIRPTVIRPSEPSLLD from the exons ATGGGAAACCGGGGGATGGAAGACCTAATTCCCCTCATCAACAAGCTCCAGGACGCCTTCAGCTCCATCGGCCAGACCTGCAACTTGGATCTGCCGCAGATAGCGGTCGTCGGCGGCCAGAGCGCAGGGAAGAGCTCCGTGTTGGAGAATTTTGTCGGAAG gGACTTCTTGCCCAGAGGATCTGGCATCGTCACCCGTCGTCCTCTCATCCTCCAGCTGGTTAACTGTAAAGCAG AGTATGCAGAGTTCCTGCACTGTAAGGGTCGTAAGTTTGTGGACTTTGAAGAGGTCCGTCTGGAGATTGAAGCAGAGACTGACAGGATCACCGGATCCAACAAAGGAATCTCCACCATCCCCATCAACCTCCGTGTCTACTCCCCTAacg TGCTGAACCTGACCCTAATTGACCTGCCGGGGATGACCAAAGTTGCCGTGGGAGACCAGCCTCACGACATCGAGCACCAGATCATGGAAATGCTGATGCAGTTCATCACCAAGGAGAGCTGTCTGATCCTGGCCGTTACTCCGGCCAACACTGACCTGGCCAACTCTGACGCGCTCAAGATTTCCAAGGAAGTGGACCCTCAGG GTCTACGGACCATTGGTGTGATCACCAAGCTGGACCTGATGGATGAAGGGACGGACGCAAGAGACATCCTGGAAAACAAACTACTGCCGCTCCGCAGGG GTTACATTGGGGTGGTGAACCGCAGTCAAAAGGACATTGATGGAAAGAAAGACATCCGTGCTGCTTTGGCTGCTGAGAGGAAGTTCTTCCTGTCCCACCCCGGGTACAGACACATTGCAGAACGCATGGGCACACCACACCTGCAGAAGACCCTCAAtcag CAACTTACCAACCACATCCGTGACACGTTGCCAGGGTTACGCAGTAAGCTGCAAAGCCAGCTGTTGTCACTGgagaaagaggtggaggagtaCAAGAACTTCCGCCCTGACGACCCCACGCGCAAGACCAAGGCCTTGCTCCA GATGGTGCAGCAGTTTGGCGTGGACTTTGAGAAGTGCATCGAGGGATCTGGGGATCAGGTGGACACCTCCAACTTGTCCGGTGGAGCAAAGATTAACCGCATCTTCCACGAGCGCTTTCCCTTCGAGCTGGTGAAG ATGGAGTTTGATGAGAAGGAGCTGCGGAAAGAGATCAGTTACGCCATCAAGAATATCCACGGAGTCAG GACAGGCCTGTTCACCCCAGACTTGGCGTTTGAGGCCATAGTGAAAAAGCAGGTCATTAAGCTGAAAGACCCCTGTCTGAAATGTGTCGACCTCGTCGTCACCGAGCTTGCCGCCCTGATCAGGAAGTGCACGGAAAAG CTGGGATCGTACCCTCGactgagagaagagacagagagaatcgTCACCACctatgtcagagagagagacagcaagacCAAagaccag GTGCTGCTGTTGATTGACATTGAGCTCTCCTACATCAACACTAATCATGAGGACTTCATTGGATTTGCCAA TGCCCAGCAAAGAACTGCTGCAAACATCACCAAGAAGAGAGTCATGCCCAATCAG GTGATCCGCAGAGGCTGGCTCACTATCAACATCAGTATCATGAAGGGGGGATCTAAGGACTACTGGTTTGTCCTGACTGCTGAGTCTTTCTCCTGGTACAAAGATGAGGAG gagaaagaaaagaagtacATGCTGCCTCTCGACAACCTGAAGCTGAGAGATGTGGAGAAGAGCTTCATGTCCAGCAAACATGTCTTTGCCATCTTCAATACGGAACAGAG gAATGTGTATAAAGACCTGCGTCAGATTGAGCTGGCATGTGACACTCAGGAGGATGTGGACAGCTGGAAGGCTTCGTTCCTCAGAGCTGGTGTTTACCCGGAGAAAGACCAG CCTGCGAGCGAAGATGTGATGAATCCGAGCGACACCGTGTCCATGGACCCGCAGCTGGAGCGGCAGGTTGAGACCATCCGCAACCTCGTGGACTCGTACATCGGCATCGTCAACAAGTCCATCAGAGACCTCATGCCCAAGACCATCATGCAcctcatgatcaacagt GCGAAGGACTTCATCCACTCCGAGCTGCTGGCCTACCTGTACTCGGCCGGGGACCAGGGCAGCTTGATGGAGGAGTCACCAGAGCAGGctcagaggagagatgagatgCTGAGGATGTACCACGCTTTGAAAGAGGCCCTCGTCCTCATCGGAGACATCAGCACTACCACTATTTCTACCCCAGTACCTCCACCAGTAGACGACAACTGGATTCCCAAGGACCCAAG tcctCCACCGGCGTCCCGCCCTGCCTCAGCAACAGCGCCCCCTCCCAGCCGACCCCCAGCAGTGAGGGGGCCCACCCCGGGTCCTCCGCCCCCTCTCAACCCCTCACCAGCATTCGGAGCTCCGCCGGTGCCGTCTCGCCCACCGGGCCAAACGGCCTACGCAGGCGACTCTGGTGTTGTGCCTCTAGTACCTTCAAGGCCGGCCCGCGTGCCTCCTGCGCTGCCGCCCGGGATTCCCAG AAGACCCCCAGGTGCTCCCATCCGACCCACTGTCATACGTCCTTCAGAGCCCTCCCTGCTTGactag
- the dnm2b gene encoding dynamin-2 isoform X1 — translation MGNRGMEDLIPLINKLQDAFSSIGQTCNLDLPQIAVVGGQSAGKSSVLENFVGRDFLPRGSGIVTRRPLILQLVNCKAEYAEFLHCKGRKFVDFEEVRLEIEAETDRITGSNKGISTIPINLRVYSPNVLNLTLIDLPGMTKVAVGDQPHDIEHQIMEMLMQFITKESCLILAVTPANTDLANSDALKISKEVDPQGLRTIGVITKLDLMDEGTDARDILENKLLPLRRGYIGVVNRSQKDIDGKKDIRAALAAERKFFLSHPGYRHIAERMGTPHLQKTLNQQLTNHIRDTLPGLRSKLQSQLLSLEKEVEEYKNFRPDDPTRKTKALLQMVQQFGVDFEKCIEGSGDQVDTSNLSGGAKINRIFHERFPFELVKMEFDEKELRKEISYAIKNIHGVRTGLFTPDLAFEAIVKKQIIKLKEPCLKCIDLVIQELINTVRQCTNKLGSYPRLREETERIVTTYVRERDSKTKDQVLLLIDIELSYINTNHEDFIGFANAQQRTAANITKKRVMPNQVIRRGWLTINISIMKGGSKDYWFVLTAESFSWYKDEEEKEKKYMLPLDNLKLRDVEKSFMSSKHVFAIFNTEQRNVYKDLRQIELACDTQEDVDSWKASFLRAGVYPEKDQPASEDVMNPSDTVSMDPQLERQVETIRNLVDSYIGIVNKSIRDLMPKTIMHLMINSAKDFIHSELLAYLYSAGDQGSLMEESPEQAQRRDEMLRMYHALKEALVLIGDISTTTISTPVPPPVDDNWIPKDPSPPPASRPASATAPPPSRPPAVRGPTPGPPPPLNPSPAFGAPPVPSRPPGQTAYAGDSGVVPLVPSRPARVPPALPPGIPSRRPPGAPIRPTVIRPSEPSLLD, via the exons ATGGGAAACCGGGGGATGGAAGACCTAATTCCCCTCATCAACAAGCTCCAGGACGCCTTCAGCTCCATCGGCCAGACCTGCAACTTGGATCTGCCGCAGATAGCGGTCGTCGGCGGCCAGAGCGCAGGGAAGAGCTCCGTGTTGGAGAATTTTGTCGGAAG gGACTTCTTGCCCAGAGGATCTGGCATCGTCACCCGTCGTCCTCTCATCCTCCAGCTGGTTAACTGTAAAGCAG AGTATGCAGAGTTCCTGCACTGTAAGGGTCGTAAGTTTGTGGACTTTGAAGAGGTCCGTCTGGAGATTGAAGCAGAGACTGACAGGATCACCGGATCCAACAAAGGAATCTCCACCATCCCCATCAACCTCCGTGTCTACTCCCCTAacg TGCTGAACCTGACCCTAATTGACCTGCCGGGGATGACCAAAGTTGCCGTGGGAGACCAGCCTCACGACATCGAGCACCAGATCATGGAAATGCTGATGCAGTTCATCACCAAGGAGAGCTGTCTGATCCTGGCCGTTACTCCGGCCAACACTGACCTGGCCAACTCTGACGCGCTCAAGATTTCCAAGGAAGTGGACCCTCAGG GTCTACGGACCATTGGTGTGATCACCAAGCTGGACCTGATGGATGAAGGGACGGACGCAAGAGACATCCTGGAAAACAAACTACTGCCGCTCCGCAGGG GTTACATTGGGGTGGTGAACCGCAGTCAAAAGGACATTGATGGAAAGAAAGACATCCGTGCTGCTTTGGCTGCTGAGAGGAAGTTCTTCCTGTCCCACCCCGGGTACAGACACATTGCAGAACGCATGGGCACACCACACCTGCAGAAGACCCTCAAtcag CAACTTACCAACCACATCCGTGACACGTTGCCAGGGTTACGCAGTAAGCTGCAAAGCCAGCTGTTGTCACTGgagaaagaggtggaggagtaCAAGAACTTCCGCCCTGACGACCCCACGCGCAAGACCAAGGCCTTGCTCCA GATGGTGCAGCAGTTTGGCGTGGACTTTGAGAAGTGCATCGAGGGATCTGGGGATCAGGTGGACACCTCCAACTTGTCCGGTGGAGCAAAGATTAACCGCATCTTCCACGAGCGCTTTCCCTTCGAGCTGGTGAAG ATGGAGTTTGATGAGAAGGAGCTGCGGAAAGAGATCAGTTACGCCATCAAGAATATCCACGGAGTCAG GACAGGCCTGTTCACCCCAGACCTGGCGTTTGAGGCCATAGTGAAAAAGCAGATCATTAAGCTGAAAGAGCCCTGTCTGAAATGCATCGACCTGGTCATCCAGGAGCTCATCAACACAGTCAGACAGTGCACTAATAAG CTGGGATCGTACCCTCGactgagagaagagacagagagaatcgTCACCACctatgtcagagagagagacagcaagacCAAagaccag GTGCTGCTGTTGATTGACATTGAGCTCTCCTACATCAACACTAATCATGAGGACTTCATTGGATTTGCCAA TGCCCAGCAAAGAACTGCTGCAAACATCACCAAGAAGAGAGTCATGCCCAATCAG GTGATCCGCAGAGGCTGGCTCACTATCAACATCAGTATCATGAAGGGGGGATCTAAGGACTACTGGTTTGTCCTGACTGCTGAGTCTTTCTCCTGGTACAAAGATGAGGAG gagaaagaaaagaagtacATGCTGCCTCTCGACAACCTGAAGCTGAGAGATGTGGAGAAGAGCTTCATGTCCAGCAAACATGTCTTTGCCATCTTCAATACGGAACAGAG gAATGTGTATAAAGACCTGCGTCAGATTGAGCTGGCATGTGACACTCAGGAGGATGTGGACAGCTGGAAGGCTTCGTTCCTCAGAGCTGGTGTTTACCCGGAGAAAGACCAG CCTGCGAGCGAAGATGTGATGAATCCGAGCGACACCGTGTCCATGGACCCGCAGCTGGAGCGGCAGGTTGAGACCATCCGCAACCTCGTGGACTCGTACATCGGCATCGTCAACAAGTCCATCAGAGACCTCATGCCCAAGACCATCATGCAcctcatgatcaacagt GCGAAGGACTTCATCCACTCCGAGCTGCTGGCCTACCTGTACTCGGCCGGGGACCAGGGCAGCTTGATGGAGGAGTCACCAGAGCAGGctcagaggagagatgagatgCTGAGGATGTACCACGCTTTGAAAGAGGCCCTCGTCCTCATCGGAGACATCAGCACTACCACTATTTCTACCCCAGTACCTCCACCAGTAGACGACAACTGGATTCCCAAGGACCCAAG tcctCCACCGGCGTCCCGCCCTGCCTCAGCAACAGCGCCCCCTCCCAGCCGACCCCCAGCAGTGAGGGGGCCCACCCCGGGTCCTCCGCCCCCTCTCAACCCCTCACCAGCATTCGGAGCTCCGCCGGTGCCGTCTCGCCCACCGGGCCAAACGGCCTACGCAGGCGACTCTGGTGTTGTGCCTCTAGTACCTTCAAGGCCGGCCCGCGTGCCTCCTGCGCTGCCGCCCGGGATTCCCAG CAGAAGACCCCCAGGTGCTCCCATCCGACCCACTGTCATACGTCCTTCAGAGCCCTCCCTGCTTGactag
- the dnm2b gene encoding dynamin-2 isoform X4: protein MGNRGMEDLIPLINKLQDAFSSIGQTCNLDLPQIAVVGGQSAGKSSVLENFVGRDFLPRGSGIVTRRPLILQLVNCKAEYAEFLHCKGRKFVDFEEVRLEIEAETDRITGSNKGISTIPINLRVYSPNVLNLTLIDLPGMTKVAVGDQPHDIEHQIMEMLMQFITKESCLILAVTPANTDLANSDALKISKEVDPQGLRTIGVITKLDLMDEGTDARDILENKLLPLRRGYIGVVNRSQKDIDGKKDIRAALAAERKFFLSHPGYRHIAERMGTPHLQKTLNQQLTNHIRDTLPGLRSKLQSQLLSLEKEVEEYKNFRPDDPTRKTKALLQMVQQFGVDFEKCIEGSGDQVDTSNLSGGAKINRIFHERFPFELVKMEFDEKELRKEISYAIKNIHGVRTGLFTPDLAFEAIVKKQIIKLKEPCLKCIDLVIQELINTVRQCTNKLGSYPRLREETERIVTTYVRERDSKTKDQVLLLIDIELSYINTNHEDFIGFANAQQRTAANITKKRVMPNQVIRRGWLTINISIMKGGSKDYWFVLTAESFSWYKDEEEKEKKYMLPLDNLKLRDVEKSFMSSKHVFAIFNTEQRNVYKDLRQIELACDTQEDVDSWKASFLRAGVYPEKDQPASEDVMNPSDTVSMDPQLERQVETIRNLVDSYIGIVNKSIRDLMPKTIMHLMINSAKDFIHSELLAYLYSAGDQGSLMEESPEQAQRRDEMLRMYHALKEALVLIGDISTTTISTPVPPPVDDNWIPKDPSPPPASRPASATAPPPSRPPAVRGPTPGPPPPLNPSPAFGAPPVPSRPPGQTAYAGDSGVVPLVPSRPARVPPALPPGIPRRPPGAPIRPTVIRPSEPSLLD, encoded by the exons ATGGGAAACCGGGGGATGGAAGACCTAATTCCCCTCATCAACAAGCTCCAGGACGCCTTCAGCTCCATCGGCCAGACCTGCAACTTGGATCTGCCGCAGATAGCGGTCGTCGGCGGCCAGAGCGCAGGGAAGAGCTCCGTGTTGGAGAATTTTGTCGGAAG gGACTTCTTGCCCAGAGGATCTGGCATCGTCACCCGTCGTCCTCTCATCCTCCAGCTGGTTAACTGTAAAGCAG AGTATGCAGAGTTCCTGCACTGTAAGGGTCGTAAGTTTGTGGACTTTGAAGAGGTCCGTCTGGAGATTGAAGCAGAGACTGACAGGATCACCGGATCCAACAAAGGAATCTCCACCATCCCCATCAACCTCCGTGTCTACTCCCCTAacg TGCTGAACCTGACCCTAATTGACCTGCCGGGGATGACCAAAGTTGCCGTGGGAGACCAGCCTCACGACATCGAGCACCAGATCATGGAAATGCTGATGCAGTTCATCACCAAGGAGAGCTGTCTGATCCTGGCCGTTACTCCGGCCAACACTGACCTGGCCAACTCTGACGCGCTCAAGATTTCCAAGGAAGTGGACCCTCAGG GTCTACGGACCATTGGTGTGATCACCAAGCTGGACCTGATGGATGAAGGGACGGACGCAAGAGACATCCTGGAAAACAAACTACTGCCGCTCCGCAGGG GTTACATTGGGGTGGTGAACCGCAGTCAAAAGGACATTGATGGAAAGAAAGACATCCGTGCTGCTTTGGCTGCTGAGAGGAAGTTCTTCCTGTCCCACCCCGGGTACAGACACATTGCAGAACGCATGGGCACACCACACCTGCAGAAGACCCTCAAtcag CAACTTACCAACCACATCCGTGACACGTTGCCAGGGTTACGCAGTAAGCTGCAAAGCCAGCTGTTGTCACTGgagaaagaggtggaggagtaCAAGAACTTCCGCCCTGACGACCCCACGCGCAAGACCAAGGCCTTGCTCCA GATGGTGCAGCAGTTTGGCGTGGACTTTGAGAAGTGCATCGAGGGATCTGGGGATCAGGTGGACACCTCCAACTTGTCCGGTGGAGCAAAGATTAACCGCATCTTCCACGAGCGCTTTCCCTTCGAGCTGGTGAAG ATGGAGTTTGATGAGAAGGAGCTGCGGAAAGAGATCAGTTACGCCATCAAGAATATCCACGGAGTCAG GACAGGCCTGTTCACCCCAGACCTGGCGTTTGAGGCCATAGTGAAAAAGCAGATCATTAAGCTGAAAGAGCCCTGTCTGAAATGCATCGACCTGGTCATCCAGGAGCTCATCAACACAGTCAGACAGTGCACTAATAAG CTGGGATCGTACCCTCGactgagagaagagacagagagaatcgTCACCACctatgtcagagagagagacagcaagacCAAagaccag GTGCTGCTGTTGATTGACATTGAGCTCTCCTACATCAACACTAATCATGAGGACTTCATTGGATTTGCCAA TGCCCAGCAAAGAACTGCTGCAAACATCACCAAGAAGAGAGTCATGCCCAATCAG GTGATCCGCAGAGGCTGGCTCACTATCAACATCAGTATCATGAAGGGGGGATCTAAGGACTACTGGTTTGTCCTGACTGCTGAGTCTTTCTCCTGGTACAAAGATGAGGAG gagaaagaaaagaagtacATGCTGCCTCTCGACAACCTGAAGCTGAGAGATGTGGAGAAGAGCTTCATGTCCAGCAAACATGTCTTTGCCATCTTCAATACGGAACAGAG gAATGTGTATAAAGACCTGCGTCAGATTGAGCTGGCATGTGACACTCAGGAGGATGTGGACAGCTGGAAGGCTTCGTTCCTCAGAGCTGGTGTTTACCCGGAGAAAGACCAG CCTGCGAGCGAAGATGTGATGAATCCGAGCGACACCGTGTCCATGGACCCGCAGCTGGAGCGGCAGGTTGAGACCATCCGCAACCTCGTGGACTCGTACATCGGCATCGTCAACAAGTCCATCAGAGACCTCATGCCCAAGACCATCATGCAcctcatgatcaacagt GCGAAGGACTTCATCCACTCCGAGCTGCTGGCCTACCTGTACTCGGCCGGGGACCAGGGCAGCTTGATGGAGGAGTCACCAGAGCAGGctcagaggagagatgagatgCTGAGGATGTACCACGCTTTGAAAGAGGCCCTCGTCCTCATCGGAGACATCAGCACTACCACTATTTCTACCCCAGTACCTCCACCAGTAGACGACAACTGGATTCCCAAGGACCCAAG tcctCCACCGGCGTCCCGCCCTGCCTCAGCAACAGCGCCCCCTCCCAGCCGACCCCCAGCAGTGAGGGGGCCCACCCCGGGTCCTCCGCCCCCTCTCAACCCCTCACCAGCATTCGGAGCTCCGCCGGTGCCGTCTCGCCCACCGGGCCAAACGGCCTACGCAGGCGACTCTGGTGTTGTGCCTCTAGTACCTTCAAGGCCGGCCCGCGTGCCTCCTGCGCTGCCGCCCGGGATTCCCAG AAGACCCCCAGGTGCTCCCATCCGACCCACTGTCATACGTCCTTCAGAGCCCTCCCTGCTTGactag
- the dnm2b gene encoding dynamin-2 isoform X2, which produces MGNRGMEDLIPLINKLQDAFSSIGQTCNLDLPQIAVVGGQSAGKSSVLENFVGRDFLPRGSGIVTRRPLILQLVNCKAEYAEFLHCKGRKFVDFEEVRLEIEAETDRITGSNKGISTIPINLRVYSPNVLNLTLIDLPGMTKVAVGDQPHDIEHQIMEMLMQFITKESCLILAVTPANTDLANSDALKISKEVDPQGLRTIGVITKLDLMDEGTDARDILENKLLPLRRGYIGVVNRSQKDIDGKKDIRAALAAERKFFLSHPGYRHIAERMGTPHLQKTLNQQLTNHIRDTLPGLRSKLQSQLLSLEKEVEEYKNFRPDDPTRKTKALLQMVQQFGVDFEKCIEGSGDQVDTSNLSGGAKINRIFHERFPFELVKMEFDEKELRKEISYAIKNIHGVRTGLFTPDLAFEAIVKKQVIKLKDPCLKCVDLVVTELAALIRKCTEKLGSYPRLREETERIVTTYVRERDSKTKDQVLLLIDIELSYINTNHEDFIGFANAQQRTAANITKKRVMPNQVIRRGWLTINISIMKGGSKDYWFVLTAESFSWYKDEEEKEKKYMLPLDNLKLRDVEKSFMSSKHVFAIFNTEQRNVYKDLRQIELACDTQEDVDSWKASFLRAGVYPEKDQPASEDVMNPSDTVSMDPQLERQVETIRNLVDSYIGIVNKSIRDLMPKTIMHLMINSAKDFIHSELLAYLYSAGDQGSLMEESPEQAQRRDEMLRMYHALKEALVLIGDISTTTISTPVPPPVDDNWIPKDPSPPPASRPASATAPPPSRPPAVRGPTPGPPPPLNPSPAFGAPPVPSRPPGQTAYAGDSGVVPLVPSRPARVPPALPPGIPSRRPPGAPIRPTVIRPSEPSLLD; this is translated from the exons ATGGGAAACCGGGGGATGGAAGACCTAATTCCCCTCATCAACAAGCTCCAGGACGCCTTCAGCTCCATCGGCCAGACCTGCAACTTGGATCTGCCGCAGATAGCGGTCGTCGGCGGCCAGAGCGCAGGGAAGAGCTCCGTGTTGGAGAATTTTGTCGGAAG gGACTTCTTGCCCAGAGGATCTGGCATCGTCACCCGTCGTCCTCTCATCCTCCAGCTGGTTAACTGTAAAGCAG AGTATGCAGAGTTCCTGCACTGTAAGGGTCGTAAGTTTGTGGACTTTGAAGAGGTCCGTCTGGAGATTGAAGCAGAGACTGACAGGATCACCGGATCCAACAAAGGAATCTCCACCATCCCCATCAACCTCCGTGTCTACTCCCCTAacg TGCTGAACCTGACCCTAATTGACCTGCCGGGGATGACCAAAGTTGCCGTGGGAGACCAGCCTCACGACATCGAGCACCAGATCATGGAAATGCTGATGCAGTTCATCACCAAGGAGAGCTGTCTGATCCTGGCCGTTACTCCGGCCAACACTGACCTGGCCAACTCTGACGCGCTCAAGATTTCCAAGGAAGTGGACCCTCAGG GTCTACGGACCATTGGTGTGATCACCAAGCTGGACCTGATGGATGAAGGGACGGACGCAAGAGACATCCTGGAAAACAAACTACTGCCGCTCCGCAGGG GTTACATTGGGGTGGTGAACCGCAGTCAAAAGGACATTGATGGAAAGAAAGACATCCGTGCTGCTTTGGCTGCTGAGAGGAAGTTCTTCCTGTCCCACCCCGGGTACAGACACATTGCAGAACGCATGGGCACACCACACCTGCAGAAGACCCTCAAtcag CAACTTACCAACCACATCCGTGACACGTTGCCAGGGTTACGCAGTAAGCTGCAAAGCCAGCTGTTGTCACTGgagaaagaggtggaggagtaCAAGAACTTCCGCCCTGACGACCCCACGCGCAAGACCAAGGCCTTGCTCCA GATGGTGCAGCAGTTTGGCGTGGACTTTGAGAAGTGCATCGAGGGATCTGGGGATCAGGTGGACACCTCCAACTTGTCCGGTGGAGCAAAGATTAACCGCATCTTCCACGAGCGCTTTCCCTTCGAGCTGGTGAAG ATGGAGTTTGATGAGAAGGAGCTGCGGAAAGAGATCAGTTACGCCATCAAGAATATCCACGGAGTCAG GACAGGCCTGTTCACCCCAGACTTGGCGTTTGAGGCCATAGTGAAAAAGCAGGTCATTAAGCTGAAAGACCCCTGTCTGAAATGTGTCGACCTCGTCGTCACCGAGCTTGCCGCCCTGATCAGGAAGTGCACGGAAAAG CTGGGATCGTACCCTCGactgagagaagagacagagagaatcgTCACCACctatgtcagagagagagacagcaagacCAAagaccag GTGCTGCTGTTGATTGACATTGAGCTCTCCTACATCAACACTAATCATGAGGACTTCATTGGATTTGCCAA TGCCCAGCAAAGAACTGCTGCAAACATCACCAAGAAGAGAGTCATGCCCAATCAG GTGATCCGCAGAGGCTGGCTCACTATCAACATCAGTATCATGAAGGGGGGATCTAAGGACTACTGGTTTGTCCTGACTGCTGAGTCTTTCTCCTGGTACAAAGATGAGGAG gagaaagaaaagaagtacATGCTGCCTCTCGACAACCTGAAGCTGAGAGATGTGGAGAAGAGCTTCATGTCCAGCAAACATGTCTTTGCCATCTTCAATACGGAACAGAG gAATGTGTATAAAGACCTGCGTCAGATTGAGCTGGCATGTGACACTCAGGAGGATGTGGACAGCTGGAAGGCTTCGTTCCTCAGAGCTGGTGTTTACCCGGAGAAAGACCAG CCTGCGAGCGAAGATGTGATGAATCCGAGCGACACCGTGTCCATGGACCCGCAGCTGGAGCGGCAGGTTGAGACCATCCGCAACCTCGTGGACTCGTACATCGGCATCGTCAACAAGTCCATCAGAGACCTCATGCCCAAGACCATCATGCAcctcatgatcaacagt GCGAAGGACTTCATCCACTCCGAGCTGCTGGCCTACCTGTACTCGGCCGGGGACCAGGGCAGCTTGATGGAGGAGTCACCAGAGCAGGctcagaggagagatgagatgCTGAGGATGTACCACGCTTTGAAAGAGGCCCTCGTCCTCATCGGAGACATCAGCACTACCACTATTTCTACCCCAGTACCTCCACCAGTAGACGACAACTGGATTCCCAAGGACCCAAG tcctCCACCGGCGTCCCGCCCTGCCTCAGCAACAGCGCCCCCTCCCAGCCGACCCCCAGCAGTGAGGGGGCCCACCCCGGGTCCTCCGCCCCCTCTCAACCCCTCACCAGCATTCGGAGCTCCGCCGGTGCCGTCTCGCCCACCGGGCCAAACGGCCTACGCAGGCGACTCTGGTGTTGTGCCTCTAGTACCTTCAAGGCCGGCCCGCGTGCCTCCTGCGCTGCCGCCCGGGATTCCCAG CAGAAGACCCCCAGGTGCTCCCATCCGACCCACTGTCATACGTCCTTCAGAGCCCTCCCTGCTTGactag